The genomic region AGAGAATATCGCTCAACGGTCATAAAAAGATCTTTATATGTCGACTATATTTTACTTTGCTTAAACCAATCGTAATTTATAATTGCTGCGTGACAAATTGTGTCTCCGAAAAATGGTGAAAAAATCATTATTATCCGTTCTTACAAGTAATTCTTCATCCGTATTAATGTTCTGGTACGCATAATCATTAGATTTCATTATATTCGCATTCTAACGTACTTTCTTCGCGCAGCTTCCACCATCTCGCCAATTCCCCCGCTGTAGCTATCCAAGCACCCTTTTCTTTACAAACCCGAATCAACTTTTCGTAGACCTCAGCACACTGTGGATATTCATCAGTATTAAATACGGTATGGTGCCAGAGCAGTGTTAAAACGCCCCCGTAGTTCTTCACTTCAGTAACTACCTTTACACATGATTCCCATGCAGTTACACCTGAATTGGTTGTAAGGGATATGTCCATAATTGCCAGCGGTATCTCTAAGAGAGACAATTCTTCGTTGTCGTCAGTCGGATGAAAAGGAAAACTGGTCCCCCATTTAAAACCTATAGCTTCGCCGCCTTTGAAGCCGAGCGAAGTATCATATTCCAGTCCAATGCTTTCGTGATACTTCCAGGTTTCTGGTATCATTAAATTCAGGTGATGCTGCCGTATCCCGTGTACCGTACTTCCTAACGTCTCTTCCAGATAGTCTTTCTCCTTCTGTAATTTCTCTTTATCTCTATAAGAGTCATACGAACCATGGAGTCCTATCTCCCAGCCGTTTGCAGCGAGATCTTTTATGAGCTCAGCGATTTTTGGGTCTCGAAAATCGTACCTCCGTGCATAATGGATCCACGTTGCCGGCTTAAGCAGGTTCACGTTTGCCGTCTCGTTCAAGAAGAAGAACGTGGATTTGACGTTGAGTGCGTTCTCAATCCTCATGATCTCCTCAAAGGTCCAGTAGGGGTTCCTCCCGGTAAGCTTGTCGGTGAAAAAGGTGGAGAGCTGATACCATCCTCTCCGCAATTCGCCGCGTTTCAGATGTTTCAGAAAACGCGTGAAATACTGGTAGGTTTTCCTGATCTCGTCGACGTCATGCGTTAAACATACTGCGAACTTCTTGCCCTCAGGCCAGAATGCCTTGTGGACTAACGGTACACCCGATTGCGCGCAGGCATGGCGTATAAGATCAAACAGCTCTTTTTCGTAGATATCGACAATCGGTACCGTTGAGAATATACGCTGCTTCTGGGTATCGATTTTCAACAAGGCCGCCTCAAACTTACCAGATAAAACGAAACCAATTTCTCTGAAAATGTTAAAATCCAGTTCTATTCCGTTTTCTGAATAGTTAACGGTATTTTTGAGGCTAACCTCTTCAGTTTCATTCTCAATCCTCTGCAAAATGCGGTGCGCAATCGCTTCATCGCCCAGCTCTTCATCTGGAACAAAAATACTGAATTCACTTCCGCTGGTATCATCTCCATTTATAATCACTTTTCCTGATTTCATACGAATTGTTGGTGACAATAGGCCGTAGGTTTGCACAAAATGAGTAAAGCCATAGGTACTGTAACGATCAGGATGGTCAGAGTGTAATGAGATCATTTATTAGTTAGTCCCTTTACTCTGTTGCTGCTGCTTATATCCAATAAAACTTTCTGGATATCGTTCGATGAAGTCGGTCATCCACGCCGTTACGTCTATCTTATCTTCCAGGAGTTTCTCCCTCTTCTGCTGCCATTTCTTTTTTGAATTCGTATCCTCTAAAATGCTCATCGCCTTCTCCAGAGCGTGTTTCTGGTCGGGATAGAAGCACAACAAATCGTATGTATCACGTAACTCCAGGAAATTGCCTGAGAAGTTACCGGTTGCAATCCCTTTGGATGTCGATTCTATATGTATCGCCGGTGTTCCCAGTATCGCCGCTTCCGCAGCCATCGTGCCGCCTTCGCCTATATATAAATCCGCATAATACAGGAGAGAAAGCATCTGCTCCGGTGGAACAGCTAATCTATATTGCTCGAGTTCAGTACTAAGTTTCCGCTCGGACGTGATAAAAACGCGTCCGTAACGTTCAAGCGATTTGATGAACTCTAATGCCGATCCTTTATCAATACCCATTAAATGAACATCATGAGATGCGCCCCACGAGATGAATCGTAGAATGATAAACTGATCATTACGTGAGAGACCCATTCCCGCTAAGACGGTATCATCGGGCGCGAAATACTTCGGATGGAGATAGGCAAGTTCATGGTAGCCATTATACCGGACATGTTTTTGGGGATTGAGTCGTTCTTTAAAGCAGGCCGGTGTGCAAATAACATTTGTAAAAGGGAATGTCAGTTTACTGCTTAATCTCACGTGTTCCGTATCGGTAAAAGTTATCGAGGGCTTTCTTAATAATTTCCCTACCTGGGCGATATACGGATCATGGACACCAACCAAAATATTGGGAACAAATTTTTTTGCGATTCTATATAATTTATAATTTCTTTTGATCATACCAGATGCTTTACCTAACGTGGTTGCGTAATGTTCGCCTAGATCATAATAAGTGAGTCCGTAAGCATGTAATAAATTCAGGGTAACCTCCTTCTTCCTCGCGGTAACGATAACTTCGTGCCCACTCCGTTCGAGATTCCATATACAGTGTTTGAATAAATGGACATGCGCAGGATGGCCGATGTCAATTAAGACTCTCATTTGTTTGCGTTAATCCCTTCAGGTTGTTACTGCACCATCATACGATTTTTTCTAACGCTATTTTGAGATCTGAATAATCTAATCCATGCTTTTCGAAAATGTCCTGTAACACTTGCTCGGGAACGTCTCCCTCGTTATTTAATCGCTCTAACGCTTCTGCCCGCGTTAATTGATGATCCCGTATCAAACTACTCAACCCGTCATCTTTATCATTGAATCCAAGCGTCTTTTTATACAGATAATCCTTTAATATCGCTATTTCACAATCGCCGCGCCAGGTTGATTTAATGCCCGGGTATTCCCTCCAGTTTAATTCAGTCTTGATTGTTCTAAGTATCTCATTCTCACGCCAATGTAAGTGTGCATGAAATGGTGAAATTTGTGTTATGCCCATTTTCTCCGCTAGTTTTTTCCGACCAGGATAGAAATAGTAATAGAATTCTTTGCCTTGTGTAATTAAAGAATCGCTATTCATAATCCATTTTGGATTCCTTACTATCTGGTATAAATACCCTGATACAAACGAGCTCATCCCACCATTTGGATTAACTTTCATAATATTAGTTTTATAGCCCTGACCCTCAAAAGGCGTTCCTCCACTAATAATTAAGGGGATATTGTTGTTCTTTGCCAAATTTAAGATTCCAACAGTTATGCCCAGCCTGCATCCTGTGCAAAGCACGCCGATCATCGCTGCCGAAGGTCTTCGCATCCATGATTTGATGTGGTGCTCAAAGCATTTTTTTTAGATAGACGTGCTCTTCAATAACTAGGTTCACCTTTAAAATATCGCACATGTTTTTCATATTCAGTTTCGTCTGTTCGGGAATAACGCCATTATCAACAGAGTATGCGAGTACTCTTAGATCCATCTCTTTTACAAGATAATATAAAAGGTAAGAACTATCCCTTCCGCCACTTATGCCAATTACACAGTCATAATCTTTATTCCTATCGCTTTTTTTAGTATTAGTAAGAAAAGAGTCTATTTCCGCTTTTAAAATATCTTTACCAAGATATTCCCGCTCCTTATAAGCAACACAATGATTGCAGACCCCTTCTTCATTAAAGGTTATCCCGGGATAATTTCCCGGTAAAATACAGTTTGAACATCTTTTCATGGTTGTGCTCCTTCAGTTATCAAGGACGGTATAAGATAACTATCAAACATTTGAGAGTTGATGCCATTGCCGTGTGAGGTTTTGTACCATTCGTATTCCGGAGTTGTTTACCAGGTATGTTTTTATCAACTCAACCGATCCAGGCAGTGATAAAACTCGACGAACATGCCCGTAATACAAAAGCGGGTTGATGATCCGTCCATAGCTCGTCGAATAGGCGATTGGGAGGGAAAGAGAAAATCACCGTATTACCCACCGTATCACTTCGAACACCTCGGCGTATTCCGTATTGATCTGCACCCCGCGGGTCCGTGCAAGGCTCCGTATGAACTCCTCACTGAGGTATGACCGACCCTTCTGCGAGTCGTAGCAGTGCAAGGCCGCGATCTTCTTCTGCACATGCGCCTCGTTCAGCAGCACGAACGCGGTCGTATCAAACGTGATGTTGTTCCAGGGCTGCTCATAGCCCAAAATCGTACAGCCCTTGAACGCACGCAGCGTTTCCTCAC from Methanomicrobia archaeon harbors:
- a CDS encoding DUF354 domain-containing protein, which encodes MRVLIDIGHPAHVHLFKHCIWNLERSGHEVIVTARKKEVTLNLLHAYGLTYYDLGEHYATTLGKASGMIKRNYKLYRIAKKFVPNILVGVHDPYIAQVGKLLRKPSITFTDTEHVRLSSKLTFPFTNVICTPACFKERLNPQKHVRYNGYHELAYLHPKYFAPDDTVLAGMGLSRNDQFIILRFISWGASHDVHLMGIDKGSALEFIKSLERYGRVFITSERKLSTELEQYRLAVPPEQMLSLLYYADLYIGEGGTMAAEAAILGTPAIHIESTSKGIATGNFSGNFLELRDTYDLLCFYPDQKHALEKAMSILEDTNSKKKWQQKREKLLEDKIDVTAWMTDFIERYPESFIGYKQQQQSKGTN